One window of Podarcis raffonei isolate rPodRaf1 chromosome 15, rPodRaf1.pri, whole genome shotgun sequence genomic DNA carries:
- the LOC128402847 gene encoding carotenoid-cleaving dioxygenase, mitochondrial-like isoform X2, producing MLSHMFSFISLLSRNVADFLWSLLQYIPVVPSLLLTQKQQQVSFSNRKGLECISPFFCSVEETSQAIPTKIEGHVPTWLKGKLLRVGPGKFEFGKDKYNHWFDGMSLMHQFDIEDGVVKYSSKFLRSDSYMANSRNNRIMVSEFGTLAMPDPCKSIFERFMSRFEVPKMTDNCNVNYVVYKGDYYVSTETNLMRKVDPETLETKEKVDWTKYIAVNGATAHPHYDPDGTAYNMGNSYGKHGSNYNIICVPPQTSGSDDSSLQGAKVLCSIEPEDKMKPSYYHSFGMSENYVIFIEQPLKMNLWKFITAKVLGKSFLEAISWEPEHSTRFHVVNKLTGQVLPGQYCSEPLLFFHQINAFEDQGCIVLDLCCQDDGGALDVYRLQNLHKAGEALDQAYNSVARPYPRRFVLPITVDPSAAVGQNLSPLSYTSATATKESNGKIWCTYESLHNENLKEAGGLEFPQINYSYYNTKKYRYFYGCGFGHMVGDSLIKTDIKTKEMKIWRQDGMYPSEPVFVPEPNSPAEDRGIILSVVLTAKQNRGTFLLILDAENFTELGRAEVPVQFPYGFHGIFVPGQ from the exons ATGCTTTCCCACATGTTCTCTTTCATCAGCCTCCTGTCTAGGAATGTGGCTGATTTTCTTTGGTCTTTGCTCCAGTACATCCCAG TGGTACCAAGTCTCCTATTGACCCAGAAACAGCAGCAGGTCTCCTTCAGCAACCGGAAGGGCTTGGAATGCATCTCGCCATTTTTCTGCAGCGTAGAAGAGACATCTCAAGCTATTCCTACGAAGATCGAGGGGCACGTCCCGACCTGGCTGAAGGGCAAGCTGCTGAGGGTTGGCCCAGGGAAGTTTGAGTTTGGAAAAGACAA GTATAACCACTGGTTTGATGGCATGTCTCTGATGCACCAGTTTGACATTGAGGATGGAGTTGTGAAGTACAGCAGCAAGTTCCTAAGGAGCGATTCCTACATGGCTAACAGCCGGAACAATCGGATCATGGTATCTGAGTTTGGAACCCTAGCTATGCCTGACCCTTGCAAGTCCATTTTTGAGCGCTTCATGTCAAGGTTTGAAGTGCCAA AAATGACAGACAACTGCAATGTGAACTACGTGGTCTACAAAGGCGACTATTACGTCAGCACAGAAACCAACTTAATGCGTAAGGTCGATCCGGAAACCCTCGAAACAAAGGAGAAG GTGGATTGGACAAAGTACATTGCAGTGAATGGAGCAACTGCCCACCCACACTATGACCCAGACGGGACAGCGTATAACATGGGCAACTCGTATGGAAAACATG GCTCCAACTATAACATCATCTGTGTCCCCCCACAGACGTCGGGCTCCGATGACTCTAGCCTGCAGGGTGCGAAAGTGCTGTGTTCTATTGAGCCAGAGGATAAGATGAAACCTTCCTATTACCACAGCTTTG GAATGAGTGAAAACTATGTGATCTTTATTGAGCAGCCACTCAAAATGAACCTCTGGAAGTTCATCACAGCCAAGGTTCTTGGGAAATCCTTTTTGGAAGCGATCAGCTGGGAGCCTGAGCACAGTACCCGCTTCCATGTAGTGAACAAGCTCACTGGGCAG GTGTTGCCCGGGCAGTACTGCAGTGAGCCTCTCTTGTTTTTCCATCAAATCAATGCCTTTGAAGATCAAGGATGCATCGTCCTTGACCTATGCTGTCAAGATGATGGAGGGGCTCTTGACGTTTACCGGCTGCAAAACCTCCATAAGGCAGGCGAGGCTCTGGATCAG GCCTACAATTCAGTGGCAAGGCCGTATCCACGACGCTTTGTTCTGCCCATCACTGTGGATCCCAGTGCAGCTGTGGGACAGAATCTTAGCCCCTTGTCCTACACATCGGCGACAGCCACAAAAGAGTCCAACGGGAAG ATCTGGTGCACATATGAAAGTCTACATAATGAGAACCTCAAGGAAGCAGGGGGTCTTGAATTCCCCCAGATTAACTATTCTTATTACAACACGAAGAAATATCGTTACTTCTATGGTTGTGGCTTTGGGCATATGGTTGGTGACTCACTGATTAAGACTGACATAAAGACCAAGGAGATGAAG ATTTGGCGACAGGATGGAATGTATCCTTCTGAGCCAGTGTTTGTGCCAGAACCTAACTCTCCTGCAGAAGATCGTGGGATTATTCTGTCTGTTGTGCTCACAGCCAAGCAG AATCGAGGCACCTTCCTGCTCATTCTGGATGCTGAGAATTTTACTGAACTGGGCCGGGCAGAAGTCCCTGTCCAGTTCCCCTATGGTTTTCATGGCATCTTTGTTCCAGGTCAATAG
- the LOC128402847 gene encoding carotenoid-cleaving dioxygenase, mitochondrial-like isoform X1: MAAGLLLLRAGLGRPHGGGVVLLNKIVFTRPAVCVATDKRHPLTCKIHTSPRSLVVPSLLLTQKQQQVSFSNRKGLECISPFFCSVEETSQAIPTKIEGHVPTWLKGKLLRVGPGKFEFGKDKYNHWFDGMSLMHQFDIEDGVVKYSSKFLRSDSYMANSRNNRIMVSEFGTLAMPDPCKSIFERFMSRFEVPKMTDNCNVNYVVYKGDYYVSTETNLMRKVDPETLETKEKVDWTKYIAVNGATAHPHYDPDGTAYNMGNSYGKHGSNYNIICVPPQTSGSDDSSLQGAKVLCSIEPEDKMKPSYYHSFGMSENYVIFIEQPLKMNLWKFITAKVLGKSFLEAISWEPEHSTRFHVVNKLTGQVLPGQYCSEPLLFFHQINAFEDQGCIVLDLCCQDDGGALDVYRLQNLHKAGEALDQAYNSVARPYPRRFVLPITVDPSAAVGQNLSPLSYTSATATKESNGKIWCTYESLHNENLKEAGGLEFPQINYSYYNTKKYRYFYGCGFGHMVGDSLIKTDIKTKEMKIWRQDGMYPSEPVFVPEPNSPAEDRGIILSVVLTAKQNRGTFLLILDAENFTELGRAEVPVQFPYGFHGIFVPGQ; the protein is encoded by the exons TGGTACCAAGTCTCCTATTGACCCAGAAACAGCAGCAGGTCTCCTTCAGCAACCGGAAGGGCTTGGAATGCATCTCGCCATTTTTCTGCAGCGTAGAAGAGACATCTCAAGCTATTCCTACGAAGATCGAGGGGCACGTCCCGACCTGGCTGAAGGGCAAGCTGCTGAGGGTTGGCCCAGGGAAGTTTGAGTTTGGAAAAGACAA GTATAACCACTGGTTTGATGGCATGTCTCTGATGCACCAGTTTGACATTGAGGATGGAGTTGTGAAGTACAGCAGCAAGTTCCTAAGGAGCGATTCCTACATGGCTAACAGCCGGAACAATCGGATCATGGTATCTGAGTTTGGAACCCTAGCTATGCCTGACCCTTGCAAGTCCATTTTTGAGCGCTTCATGTCAAGGTTTGAAGTGCCAA AAATGACAGACAACTGCAATGTGAACTACGTGGTCTACAAAGGCGACTATTACGTCAGCACAGAAACCAACTTAATGCGTAAGGTCGATCCGGAAACCCTCGAAACAAAGGAGAAG GTGGATTGGACAAAGTACATTGCAGTGAATGGAGCAACTGCCCACCCACACTATGACCCAGACGGGACAGCGTATAACATGGGCAACTCGTATGGAAAACATG GCTCCAACTATAACATCATCTGTGTCCCCCCACAGACGTCGGGCTCCGATGACTCTAGCCTGCAGGGTGCGAAAGTGCTGTGTTCTATTGAGCCAGAGGATAAGATGAAACCTTCCTATTACCACAGCTTTG GAATGAGTGAAAACTATGTGATCTTTATTGAGCAGCCACTCAAAATGAACCTCTGGAAGTTCATCACAGCCAAGGTTCTTGGGAAATCCTTTTTGGAAGCGATCAGCTGGGAGCCTGAGCACAGTACCCGCTTCCATGTAGTGAACAAGCTCACTGGGCAG GTGTTGCCCGGGCAGTACTGCAGTGAGCCTCTCTTGTTTTTCCATCAAATCAATGCCTTTGAAGATCAAGGATGCATCGTCCTTGACCTATGCTGTCAAGATGATGGAGGGGCTCTTGACGTTTACCGGCTGCAAAACCTCCATAAGGCAGGCGAGGCTCTGGATCAG GCCTACAATTCAGTGGCAAGGCCGTATCCACGACGCTTTGTTCTGCCCATCACTGTGGATCCCAGTGCAGCTGTGGGACAGAATCTTAGCCCCTTGTCCTACACATCGGCGACAGCCACAAAAGAGTCCAACGGGAAG ATCTGGTGCACATATGAAAGTCTACATAATGAGAACCTCAAGGAAGCAGGGGGTCTTGAATTCCCCCAGATTAACTATTCTTATTACAACACGAAGAAATATCGTTACTTCTATGGTTGTGGCTTTGGGCATATGGTTGGTGACTCACTGATTAAGACTGACATAAAGACCAAGGAGATGAAG ATTTGGCGACAGGATGGAATGTATCCTTCTGAGCCAGTGTTTGTGCCAGAACCTAACTCTCCTGCAGAAGATCGTGGGATTATTCTGTCTGTTGTGCTCACAGCCAAGCAG AATCGAGGCACCTTCCTGCTCATTCTGGATGCTGAGAATTTTACTGAACTGGGCCGGGCAGAAGTCCCTGTCCAGTTCCCCTATGGTTTTCATGGCATCTTTGTTCCAGGTCAATAG